The stretch of DNA GACATCGCCTCAAACCCAAATCCTGCAGTCGAAAAACTTTTCACCGCCCCAAAAACAATGAAGCCCGCAGACATCCTGCCGCTGCTTCAATCTTTTCGCGACCACACTGACGAATTTCACTGACCGTTCCTCACACGACGATCTTTTTGGGGGTAGGGCCTTGGCTTTTTCCTAAACGGGGGACGCCATCCGGGCTCAGTCGTCGCCGTCCCTAAAGGGCCGGTTCGCGCCATCGTGGCGCCGACGAAGCCCCCTTTTTAGAAAAAAGCCAAGGCCCTACCCCCAAAAAGATTTAGTGATAAACGATCCGCGAAATTCACGCGAGGGGAAACGAAAAATCAGCGACAGGAAAAAGTGGGTTACATTTTTTTTCGTGAAGAAAAAAATCTCACAGCAGAATTTAAATTTAGAAATGCCGTCATGGAATTTTTCTAGCGCAAACCAATCACAAGCGCAGCGAGTGATGTCGGATTTAGCACAGATATTAGAGGGGAAGTGGGGGCTTTGTTCTAAAGGGGGCTTCGTCGGCGCATGGATGCGCGAACCGATGCCATTGGCAGCGGCGACGACTGAGCCCGGATGGCGTCCCCCGTAGAGCAAAGCCCCCACTTCCCCTCTAATATCCGTCGTTCGAAGCCCATCCTCGCGATGGTCGTCGCTCGAAGCAGTCGTGCAGAAAAGGTTGAGAAGATAAGAGGTAAACACGCGAATACGAGAGGGAAATAAGGAAAACGAAGAACATTTTGACACAAAAGTTTTCTGGAATGGCAATGTGTTAGTCGCTTTTTTCTCAGAGTGAGATTCGCTTGTAATCCGCGCCAGTTGGCCGAAAATTAGAGTTAGGGATAGGGAGAAAAGGTATGAGAAATCTTGGATTGATGACAGTGTTGCTTGCGGGGCTGATGCTCACCGGATGTTTGAGCGATAACGGCAGCACCGAAGTTCCGTCAACGGGATTGAACAACGAAGATTTCAGTGTGATCACGGATCCAAATCCGCCGCCATCTGATAATAGTGGTGGAGTCGTCACACCTCCCGGAACGGAAATTGAAGGCTTCGACCTTAACAAAGGCGCGGTGCTTACGGCTTCCACATCTTTGCAATTGGATTTCTTCCCTCCATTTGCGGCAGCCTATACCTCTATCTCTGAAGATGAAAAATGCAGTAGCACGGCGTGGAGAGATTACGATGACGCTGCCGTTTATAGCAGCGTTAAGAAGAATCAACTTGTCCCCATCAGCGTAAGATACCGAGATGACGACGGACGTTTAAGCCCTTGTTATGTGCGCAGTATCTACATCGATCAAATCGGTCCAAATATCGTGTTTGCGAAATATCCGACAGCACCGGTGGAAGAAGGCGCGGACGTTGAAATCATTTTCAACGTCACAGATGATGGCGCGGGTGTTGATGCCGTCGAATGTAAGTTTGCAGGAATCAGCAAAGCTTGCGGCGCAGGTCAAAACAAAGTCATTATTCCTAAAATGGCTGCGGGCGATTACACTCTTTCGGTAGCGGCAAAAGATAAATTGGGCTTCAGCTCTTCGGGTTCAATTTCTTTCAAAGTAACTTCGCTCTATAAAAACATGGTTCACAACGTAAAAGTGAATGAATACAACAAAGTCGACATCTTGTTTGTCATCGATAACTCGGGCTCCATGGAATACGAACAAAAAAGCATGGCTTCTCGCGTGCGTAATTTCCTTGATGTCGTAAAAGGTTTGGATTGGCAGATCGCAGTGACCACAACAGACCCAGCAAATAAAACTTATGGTGACGGTCGTTTAGTAACAATGAAGGGTCTAACAAATACTTACATCTTGAATTCCGGCATGGCCGATGCGACATCGCGTACTGTATTAAGTAATACACTTCAACGTACCGAAACCGGGTCGGGTTCAGAGCAAGGTATTTATGCTGCTTACCGTGCCGTAGAACGTTCGGTTGCCGGTACGAACGCAAACTTTATCCGCAACGATGCTCAATTAGCCGTTGTCTTGATTTCGGATGAAGATGAATCCGCTAATGGGGTGAAAAACGATCCATCAAATTTTGTGAAATACATCCAGACTCAGTTCAACGGTCAAAAAGCGATGAGTTTCCATTCGGTCATCACTCGTCCTGGCGACGAGGCTTGTTTAAAGGGCGAGGGTTATTCTTATGGCCATCGTTTCGCGGCGATGGCTGAAATGACCGGTGGTGTGATTGGGGACGTGTGCGCGTCTGATTATTCAGCCCAAGTTCAAGGGATTGCGGAAGGTGTGCGTAACACTCTTAAGTCGATCACTCTTAGCTGTGCTCCGATCGTGGATGTTAGTCATGAAGTCGTCGTTAAAAAAGACGGAGTGATTTACACCGGATCTCGCCAAGTGCAAGGGTTGAATGTGGTGTTTGACCAAATGTTGCCTGCAGGCAATTACGAAGTTAATTATTCTTGCTTGAAATAGTAGATCTAAAAAAATTTAAATGCTTTAAGCCCATGACAGGATGTTATGGGCTTTTTATTTTAAGATCTATTGATTGCGAATCTCGTTAGACGAAACGTCGCTTTGGCTGACCTTGGTAGGTTCGCTTTGCGTGTCTTTGGTTAAAAGACCTTTTAGAACTAGGCGTGACGGTGTGTCCACCATGATTGAAAATCCGGATGGGATCGGGTGATTTTTTTCCACGGCATTTTTTAAGTCTGGGTTGTAAGCCAAGAAATCCTCTTGGGTTAAACCACTACGACTTAACAGATCCCTAGCGCGTGTCTTTTTAGCTAACTTAACGACATGCAGGTCCAAGGTTTCTTCATAATTAAGATCTTTAAAGATTTGATCATGGTACTTTTCCGCATAAAGGGCGGCTAAGAATTCACAATAAAAATTTGAAGAAGCGAAATCAAAAGACTTGGATTGGTATCTTTCGATAATCAAAGCAAGATCCGTGGTGCCTGCGGCTTTTGCGGCTTTGCGGATTCCTGCTGGGCCATGATTCCACGCCGTGATCGCCATCGGCCAAGACCGACGTAAAATCAGGTGATTTTCTTTTAGCAAACGTGCGGCGGCTACGGTCGCCTTAAACGGAGAACGGCGTTCATCGATATGATCGTTGACGGTCATAAAGTTTTTGCCCGTGTAATCCATAAATTGCCAGATGCCGGAAGCGCCGACTTTACTTGTGGCGTGTTTATTAAAGCTAGATTCAACAAACGGTAAGCGAGTCAGTTCCGTCGGTAACTTATGATCACGGAAGATTTCTTCCATGCCTGGTAAATAACGGGGGCTGACTTGAAGTCCGTTAGCAAAGAAGTTCTTTTGGCCGGTTTGCACGCGAACGGCTTCATAAGCGACGCGGGCTTTTTTGCGTAAAGTCCCTTTAAGTGGTTCAAGTGCGGCTTTGACTGACTGATGATAAGGATTGGCATCATTGTATTTAGAACCTGCCGCCAGCTCCTTTAGCGCCTGTTTGATTTTGCGATATTCTGCCGTGACATGATCGTCGGCTTTCATATTACGCATCCAACGAAATTTGGGTTTGTCAGAATTAATGATGTCGCTGACATCTACGACCTTAAAGATAATCCATGGAAAATCAGCGTGATGGATCACGCGGTTATTTGCATCATAACGAGTATAAATATCAAACCAGAACCCGACACGATCACGTAAACCCACCGGAACATCAAAGTCCTTACTAATACGGTCTTCATAGTCATTAAGGATTTCTTCACGGTGATAAACGATATTTGGATCACGAGTTAAAACTTCGCCTTCTAAAACCAGCTTAGCCGGTTCAGGGCTTAATTCTCCTTCAGCTAAGGCCTCAGGGGTTGGAAGCTCTGCAGAGTCTTCTAAAAGCGTCATTGGCGAATTAAACGCCACCATCAAGCCGGTCGCTACAATAAGGCAGCCAGCGATCGCACGAGTGCTTCGTTTTGAGATGATTTTTTTAGAAGAATTCATATTTTCTGAGTTATCCATGCTTTGGGATAGAGCAAGAGTGGTGCTAGCCAATACAGCCTGGGTTGGCCATTAAGCTGTTCCGGTGTCGAAGAATGTTCCAGCAGTTACAATTTTGGGCGACGATTCCCGTTTTAGCGCGATTTCGTCAAGTTTCGGTTTTCTGTGACAAAACATCTCTCACGTTGTCAGAATGGCACTTTTTTAGAGCTCAACTTTGCGATCCTGCAGAGTGGGTTTTGTTTTTAGACGGGGTCGGTTGTGAAAAAAACCTTTTTCAAAAATGATAATCCTCGTTGAACACGAACGTTCACAATCAGAACTCAAAAAACAGGAGGAGTTATGAAAAAAAGCGCATTAGTTCTTGGGGCATTGTTGATGATGGCAGGCGGATACGCCGCGGCTTACCCAGAAGTGGGCGATGAAGGTAAATGGGCCGGCACTTACAAAGAAGGTACTAATCCTGAAAAAACGGTCGAGCTGACAGCAAAAGTTATTTCTCATGATGTCGCGGATCAAGAATGGGATATTCAAATGGATTGGACAATGGATGGACAAACTAAGTCCGAAGTTGAAGATATCGACGAAGATAAAATGTGGTCTGAAGCGATGTGGACCAAAGTTCAATCTGAATGCGTTGCTAAAGGTGGAACATTAGAGGATGTGACAGTTCCTGCAGGGACATTTGCTTCTTGCCACATGACCAAAACTTGGGGACCAAAAACAATGGAAGTTTGGTTGGCGGGTGTTCCATTTGGTATCGTGAAAGCGAACAAAATGGATTCAGTAAAAATGAAAGAATTGAAAATGGAATTGCAAAGCTTCACCGCGATGCCAGTGCCAACACCACCAGAACAACCCGTTCCACCAACGCCAACTCCAGAGCCAGAATTGATTTTCTAAAAAAAAAGGCCACTCCTTGTTTAAAAGGAATGGCCTTTTTAAATGAGTAAAAACTATTTGTGTAAAGGCTTTTGGATGATGTGAATGGCGTGGCCCAATGTGGCCTCAGCCCCTTCCATCATAGCTTCGCCCAGTGTTGGATGCGGATGGATCGACAAAGCAAGGTCTTCCATGCGAGCGCCCATTTCAATCGCTAAAACCGCTTCTGAAATCAAGTTAGAAGCTTCTGGTCCTACGATGTGAACGCCTAAAAGAACATGTGTCTTTTTATCAGCGATCATTTTCACGAAACCTTCAGTTTCCATCATGCTCACGGCGCGGCCATTCGCACCAAACGGAAATTTACCAATCAATAAATCATTAAAACCTTTGGCCTTAGCTTCTGCTTCCGTCATACCTGCAGAGGCGATTTCAGGGTCGGTAAACACCACGGCTGGAACTGTTTTTGCGTCGTAAACCCGGTTCGCGCCACCAATAACTTCCGCCACTAAAACACCTTCGTGAGAAGCTTTATGCGCCAACATCGGTTGCCCACAGATATCGCCAATCGCAAAGATGTTAGAAACATTCGTGCGACGTTGAGCATCGACTTTAACAAAACCGCGTTCGTCAACGGCGATGCCTGCGGCTTTAAGATTTGCCTGGTCACCGTTAGGACGACGTCCCACGGTGACTAAAATCTTATCAGCTTTAACGACTTCTTCTTTGCCATTTACTTCCACGGTCACTTCGTAACCGTCTTTCACTTTTTTCTGACCTTTGGCTTTTGCGCCGTACATGATGTTAACACCAGCTTTATTCAGCTTACGTACCACGATGTTCGCGCAATCAGGATCAACCACGCCTGCCAATAAAGAGCTTTGCGCCTCGATCACAGTCACTTCTGAGCCTAGCTTGCGCAAGTACGAAGAGATTTCTAAACCGATGTAACCACCGCCGATAACGGCGATGCGTTTTGGAATAGCATCAAAAGCAAGTGCCCCTGTTGAAGAGCAGATGTCTTTTTCATCAAATTTAAATCCCGGGATTTCAATCGGACGTGAACCTGTGGCGACAATAAAATATTTTGCCGTAACTGATTCGGTGCCTGCAGATGATTTCACCGAGATTTCTTTAGAGGATTTAAATTCAGCGTCGCCTTTGATCACGGTGGCGCCGTAACCTTTAAGAAGTTGCGAAACGCCGCCCGACATTTTATCTGAAACGGATTGCTTCCACTTTACTAATTGCTTCATATCAACGTCGATATCGCCTTTGATATTTAAGCCCATTTCCTTAAAGTTATGCTGAGCCTTGTGCAACAAGTGCGTCGCCGTGATCATGGCCTTAGAAGGAATACATCCCACGTTTAAGCACACGCCACCAAGGTATTCTCTTTCCACGACGGCTGTTTTAAATCCCAATTGAGCGGCGCGGATAGCGGCTACGTAACCACCAGGACCTGCGCCAATTACTACTACGTCAAAACTTTGAGCCATATATATATTCCTTAAAAGTAAGTCCAGCGGTCGCTTTAAGCGACCGCCTCCTCGGCGTCCGCCGTTATAGCATCTCCACTAACATTTTACCTGGGTTCTCGATGCGACCGATGAAGGCCGCCAAGAAGCGCGCAGCCACCGCGCCATCAATCAAGCGGTGATCCGCGGTCATGGTGAAGTTCATCACTTTGATCGCTTTTAATTGACCGTCTTTGATCACAGGTTTTTCGTCAATTTTGTACATGCCCAAGATCGCCACTTCGGGATGGTTGATCACTGGGGTGGCGTAAGTACCACCGATAGAACCGATGTTCGTCACCGTGATCGTGGCACCTTTCATTTCATCCACTTTCAACTTACCATCACGGGCACGTTTAGAAAGATCGATGATCTCTTTAGAGATTTCCATGATGGATTTTTGGTCTGCGTTTTTAATAACAGGAACCACAAGTCCGTTTGGAGTGTCGGCCGCAAAACCGATGTTGAAGTATTTTTTGTAAACCAATTCACCCGCAGCATCGTCAATAGATGCGTTGAACATGGGGAACTCACGGATCGTGGCGATCATCGCTTTCATCACAATAGGCAGATAGGTGATTTTTGTTCCGTGTTTTTCGGCGTGTTCTTTTAAGGATTCGCGCATCGCAACCATTGAATCGACCTTAGCTTCATCCATGATCGTGAAATGCGGAATGATGTGTTTTGAACGCTGCATGTTTTCGGCAATCTTTTTACGGATACCGATAAGTGGTACGCGTTCTTCAGCCGCACCAGCAGGGCCTTGGTAGGCTGGTTTAGGGATGGAAATTCCGCCCGAAGATTTCGCCGCGGCCGGAGCAGAGCTAGCTCCTCCTTTAGCCGAAAGAACATCTTCACGAGTTACGCGACCCGCAAGACCTGATCCTGAAAGACCATTGATATCGATGTTCATTTCGCGAGCCAAACGACGAGTCGCTGGAGTCGCTAAAACTTTTGAATCCGCCACTGGAGGAAAAATACCCGGAGACGCCGAAGCACCCGCTGGAGGTTGTGGACGAGATGCTGATGGCGTCGGAGCCGAAGCCGCCGCAAAGTTCGCGTGAGCTGATGCTGGAACTTCGCGAGAAGCACCTGCAGGTGCTGAAGCTGCGGCTGATCCGCCACCTTCAACCGTGATCATCACAGATCCTACTTTGACGACATCACCAGATTTAAATTTAAGATCTTTAACAGTTCCGGCAATGGGAGTCGGAACTTCAACGGTGGCTTTGTCCGTTAAAACTTCAGCGATCGCTTGATCGGCTTTAACGGCATCGCCTGGTTTTACCAACCATTTAACAAGTTCACCTTCAGTGACACCTTCACCGAGTTCAGGAAGTTTAACGTCTTGAGAACCGCCCGCCGTCGCTGAAGCTTTGGCGGGGCTTGCGCCCGCACTTGAAGGCGTCGATGCTGATGGGGCTGCTGGTTTAGAAGCGGCTGCCGGAGCAGGAGCCGAAGCTGAGGCGGCGCCCGCCTCAAGAGTGATCATCGTCGATCCTACTTTAACAACATCGCCGGCTTTAAATTTTAAGTCTTTAACGGTCCCCGCGGTAGGTGATGGGACCTCAACAGTGGCTTTGTCCGTTAAAACTTCAGCGATCGGCTGATCGGCTTTCACCGAGTCACCTGGTTTTACCAACCATTTTACCAATTCACCTTCTGTAACACCTTCACCTAATTCAGGAAGTTTGACGTCTGTAGCCATGCGGAATCCTTTCGAAGTCGCTTAAAAAACTTATGAGTAAAGTAAACACTCTTTCTTAGTCCTCTCGGGGCTGATTTGCACCGCATTACGCCGCGCATAAAACGAGAGAAATACGATGTTCTTTGCAATGAACTCGGGATGTGGCTATTTATTTGTTCAAATTTGCTTCAGTTTCGCGGCCGGTGGCCGCTCCACTCTGCTGGAGAAGCCGTGAGGTGCCCATGAAATACTCAAAAAAATTACATCAAGGTGTGTTCTTAAAGCGCTACAAGCGCTTCTTTGCCGACGTCGACTTTCAAGGCCAGCAGGTGGTGGCCCATGTCCCGAATACCGGCAGCCTTAAAAGTGTTAACAACCCAGGGCAAGCGTGCCTTATTTCAGAAAGCGACAATCCAGAAAGAAAACTGAAATTCACCTTAGAAATGATTCAAGCGCCGTCGGGGGCATGGGTCGGGGTGAATACGTCCACCCCGAATTCGGTGGTGCGTGAAACATTGTTGTCCGTCGTGGGACAAAATCATCAAGGGGCTTTTGCGCATTGGGCGGCCTTTGATGAAGTGAAGCCAGAATATAAAATCAGCGCTGAAACTCGTTTGGACTTTGCTTTAAAAAAGAAGAACTCGGATAAAATCCATTTTATCGAAGTAAAGAATGTCACTTTGGCGGAGCTAGAAACCGCCCAATTTCCCGACGCGGTTTCCGAACGTGCGCAAAAACATGTGCGTGAATTAATGTCCTTAATGGACCAAGGTCACACGGCAGAGCTCATCTTTACGATCCAACGAAATGACTGTAAGAAGTTTTCTCCTGCCGATCATATTGATGCGGAATATGGCAAGCTTTTGCGCGAGGCTATGAGCAAAGGACTGCGGGTAAGTCCTTTGGTGGTTCATCTTAGTCATGAAACAGCCGAGCTATCAGAAACTCTTTTGCCCGTTGAAATTTGATTGCAGAATCTTCATCTGCACTTTTAAAAATGGGCTTGTTATCTTGCATATGGCTTGTGATACGCAATGTTTTTAAAGTGTCCATAGGTGGGATTTATGGAAACACAGTTTAATCCTCTGCTTGTTACGGTTTCGATTCTCGTAGCGATTTTTGCGTCCTATGTTGCGTTAAATTTGGCGTATAACGGAACTTTAGTTCAAGGGCGAAAACAAGCCTGGTGGTTAAGTGCGGGTGCCCTGGCAATGGGCATGGGAATTTGGAGCATGCATTTTGTCGGTATGTTGGCCTTTGAAATGCCGGGCATGGCAATGGCTTACGATGTTCCGTTGATGGTGCTCTCCGTTGTTGTGGCCATCAGCGCTTCCGCATTGGCGTTTTATATCACCAGTCGTCCTGAAGTCTCGATAAAATCTATAGTGTTTGGTGGGGCCGCGATGGCAGTGGCGATCGCAGGGATGCATTATATCGGAATGTATTCCATGCGCATGGAAGCAGTCATTGAATGGAACTACTTTTTGGTTTTCATTTCCATCGTGATTGCCTTGGTCGCTTCCTGGGGCGCGTTGTGGATGCTCATTCGTATGCGCCATCAGGCGGCACATTTTTCAGAAATCATTATTGCTAGCGTGGTCATGGGATTTGCGGTGTCCGGGATGCACTATACTGGTATGTATGCGGCAAAATTCCATCACGCAGATACGGAGGGAATTCAAAGCTCTAATCTTTTAGTTTCCTCTGGGTTGGCGGTGACCGTTATCGCCACAACATTATTAATTTTGTTCGTCGGTTTGATTAGCTCAGTTTTGCAAAAAATGTGGGTGCGCGAAAGCGAAGGTGCCAAAGAATCTCTTGGAAAAAGCGAAGAAAAATTTCGTCATCTGATCAATGCTGTTAAAGACTATGCGATTTTCATGCTGGATTTAAACGGCCATATCACGACCTGGAACTCCGGCGCGGAACGCATTACGGGCTATAAAGAAGAAGAGGTTCTGGGCAAACACATCTCGATCTTTTTCGTGGATGAAGAGGCGGGCCGAAGGACGGCAGAGCAAGAGTTGTTGGGAGCTAAAAACTTGGGCCGTTATGAGGCGGAAGTTCAGCAAGTAAGAAAAGACGGTTCTCGGTATTGGGCCAGTATCGTGTTAACGCCACTGTATGATGCTTACGAAAATATCTCTGGGTATTCTAAAGTCATCCGGGATATCACCGAATTTAAAGAGGCAGACCGAAAATTAAGACAGCTCAATGAAGAGTTGGAAATACGTGTGCGCGCGCGAACCGAGGCCTTGGCTCATCGGGAAAGACAATTGCGCACAATCACGAATGCTTCGCCCATTTTAATTGCCGAAATTGATATTAATGAAAGATTTCTTTTTGCCAATGAGGCCTTCTGCAAATACTTCCAATATCCTGGCAATGATATTATCGATAAAACTCTGACGAACGTCATCGGGGCGCAACGCCGTGAAGAAGCTGATGATCTGATAAGAAGAGTTTTTCAAGGGGAACAAGTGGGCTACGAGCGACGTTCCCGCCATGATGGCATTAATACCTATTTAGCATCGACGTTGATTCCGGAATTTTCAGAAAGCAATAAAGTGATCGGCTTTATTTATATTGGCACGGATGTCACGAAATATAAAGAGATCCAAGCGGAGTTAGAAAAAGCAAAATTGGCGGCAGAGTCGGCCAACTCAACGAAGAGTGCTTTCTTGGCAAATATGAGTCATGAGATTCGCACCCCATTAGGAGCGATCTTAGGGTTTTCGGAGCTTTTAGCAAGTAACGAGATGAGTCCTTCTGAACGCGTTAACAGTGCCGAAGTCATAAAACGCAATGGACGTCTTCTTTCAAATATCATCAACGACATCTTAGATCTTTCGAAAGTAGAAGCTGGTAAAATGCAGGTTGAAAAAGTCGAAGTGCCCTTCAGTGATGTCATGAAAGAAATCGGTTCGGTGCTAAGCTTAGAGGCTGCCGAAAAAGGCATCGAGCTTAAAGTGACATCGGAAGGTGCGATTCCAGAACAGATTAAGACAGACCCATTGCGATTAAGACAAGTTATTTTTAATATTGTGGGGAATGCGATCAAGTTTACAAGTCATGGATCTGTCGTGGTCAACGTCACGTTATTACCCAGTGGAAAAAATACGAAGCTGGCCTTTATCGTTAAAGATACCGGCGAAGGAATTAGTCGCGAACAGGCGTCGAATCTTTTCACGCCGTTTACTCAGGCAGATGTCTCGACAACGCGAAGATTTGGTGGCACGGGTTTGGGCCTAGTGCTTTCTAAAAAGTTAGCTCATGCTTTGGGTGGTGACGTGGTTTTAACTGAATCTACACCCGGCAAAGGAAGTACCTTTACGATCACAATTGACCCCGGCGTAAATCAAAAAGTTTTATTTGAAAGTTCAGTCGCTAAAAAAGAAACGATCGAATTCCCGTTGCATCCGGGACGAACGGATTTAAACTCGTTAAAAGTTCTGGTCGTTGATGACAGTATGGACAACTTGGCGTTGATCAGAAAAATTTTGATTTTAGCTGGGGCCCGTGTGGACATTGCCAGCAATGGTAAAGAGGGCATTGAAAAAGCCTTGCGTGGAAACTTTGATTTGATCCTTATGGATTTGCAAATGCCTGAAATGGATGGTTATGAAGCAAATCGTAAGCTGCGCGAATCGGGTTTCAAAAAGCCCATCATCGCTTTAACTGCCCACGCGATGAAAGAAGAAAAACTGCGGACATTACGCAGTGGTTTTGATGATCATTTAACCAAGCCTATTGATCAAGGGGCCTTAATAAAAACTTTGGCGACATACGCGATTTAACAAAGCGGTATAGACTTCGAGATGTTTTTAGAGAAAGATCTAATCTTCTTAAAAGGAGTTTTTATGCCGACGACAGTGCAAGCATTTGCCGCTCTTAAAGCCAAAGAAGCTTTGAAACCATTTTCATTTGAACGTCGCGATCCCGGGGCTCACGATGTGGCCATCGACATTCACTATTGCGGTGTTTGCCATTCAGATTTACATCAAGTTCGTGATGAATGGGGAGGCTCTCGTTTTCCGATGGTTCCAGGACATGAGATTGTCGGTAAAGTCACCGCCGTGGGTTCTTCCGTTAAAAAATTTAAAATCGGTGACTCCGTAGGTGTAGGTTGCATGGTGGATTCTTGCCAAGAATGTGCTTCGTGTGCCGAAGGCTTAGAACAATACTGTGAAAAAGGGATGACGGGCACTTACAACTCGGTTGAGCGTGATGGAAAAACACCTACTCAAGGTGGTTATTCCACGAAAATTGTGGTCAGCGAAAAATTCGTTTTAAAAATTGATCCGAAACTTCCTTTGGATAAAGCGGCACCTCTTTTGTGTGCGGGAATCACGACCTACTCGCCTCTTCGTCATTGGAATATCGGCAAAGGCAGCAAAGTGGCCGTGATGGGCTTAGGCGGTCTTGGTCATATGGCGGTGAAGCTCGCGGCCGCCATGGGAGCGGAAGTTACGGTATTAAGTTCTTCCATGAAAAAGAAAGAAGACGCGATCCGTTTAGGCGCCACAAATTATGCCGTCGGTGGTGACGAAACCTTTAAAAAATACAATCGCTATTTTGATTTGATCATTAATACGGTTTCTGCCGGTCTGGATCTGAATACTTATTTGGGAATGGTTAAATTAAATGGCACGATGGTTCTTTTAGGTATTCCCGAAGCGCCAGAGCCGGTGCATCCGTTTCCTTTAATCATGGGTCGTCGCAGTTTAGCAGGCTCCTTGATTGGCGGGATTAAAGAAACCCAAGAGATGTTGGATTTCTGTGCGGCTCACAATATCGCTTCCGATATCGAGTTGATCCCGGCGCAAAAAATCAATGAAGCTTACGAGCGTATGTTGAAAGGTGATGTACGCTATCGTTTCGTGATTGATTTGGCCTCTTTAAAATAATATTTCGACACCGCCTTAAGACTCGCTCTGGCTGGGGTTTTTAAGGCTTTTTGTCTAAGTATCTAGCGTTTTTTAAGACATTCAAGTTTTCTAAAAAGTCCTCCGATTCCTCCTTATCCACTAAGGAGGATCGGAATGCAAAAACTCGTAAAACTCCTTTTGCCCGTTGCGATGACTTTAACTTTGGCTGCTTGCGGTTCTGGTATGCCGGTGGCTTTGCCGGATGATCCTAATAATGAACCCGCAGCGACTGCTCCGGTGGATGACGACAATCAATCCGCGGGTGAAGTCGAGCTGCCGTCAACCACTCCGGATGTTCCTGCGGTCGGTCTTTCAGAGCGCGAACAGATTTTAAAATTGTATAATCACTTGGATCCCTCACGTCTTGTTCCGACTAAGGGTTTAGAAGAAGCGGTTTTATATTTTCACAAGAATAAATCTTCGCTTAAAAATCAGAAGGTGATTTCGGTTTTAGATTTCAGCCAAAGTTCCACAAAAAAGCGTTGGTATTTTATCGACATAAAAACGGGCAGTGTTTGGAATGTGCATGTTTCTCATGGCAAGGGTTCGGATGCCAACCATGATGGTTTTGCAGAAAAATTCAGCAATGTTTCGGGTTCCAATGCCAGCTCGTTGGGCTTTTATAAAACGGCCGAAACTTATCAGGGCAGCAACGGATATTCTTTGCGTTTAGATGGACTTTCTTCGACCAACTCGAACGCCCGTCCGCGTGCGATCGTCGTGCATGGGGCAGACTATGTTCAAGATCAGGCGGTGATTCAAGGTCGCAGCTGGGGATGTCCGGCGGTTTCTCAAGCCAACCGTGATAAAGTGATCAATCTGATCAAAGGTGGCAGTTTGATTTATGCCTATAAATAAAAGCAAAAAGCTCCTTTTAAAGGAGCTTTAGTTGTTCGCCGACTAATCTTTTAAGCTCTTCGACGTAACCTACGTATTCTTCCATATCCAAACGGTCATCAGGACGAATATGGGCGCGTGTGT from Bdellovibrio bacteriovorus encodes:
- a CDS encoding PAS domain S-box protein codes for the protein METQFNPLLVTVSILVAIFASYVALNLAYNGTLVQGRKQAWWLSAGALAMGMGIWSMHFVGMLAFEMPGMAMAYDVPLMVLSVVVAISASALAFYITSRPEVSIKSIVFGGAAMAVAIAGMHYIGMYSMRMEAVIEWNYFLVFISIVIALVASWGALWMLIRMRHQAAHFSEIIIASVVMGFAVSGMHYTGMYAAKFHHADTEGIQSSNLLVSSGLAVTVIATTLLILFVGLISSVLQKMWVRESEGAKESLGKSEEKFRHLINAVKDYAIFMLDLNGHITTWNSGAERITGYKEEEVLGKHISIFFVDEEAGRRTAEQELLGAKNLGRYEAEVQQVRKDGSRYWASIVLTPLYDAYENISGYSKVIRDITEFKEADRKLRQLNEELEIRVRARTEALAHRERQLRTITNASPILIAEIDINERFLFANEAFCKYFQYPGNDIIDKTLTNVIGAQRREEADDLIRRVFQGEQVGYERRSRHDGINTYLASTLIPEFSESNKVIGFIYIGTDVTKYKEIQAELEKAKLAAESANSTKSAFLANMSHEIRTPLGAILGFSELLASNEMSPSERVNSAEVIKRNGRLLSNIINDILDLSKVEAGKMQVEKVEVPFSDVMKEIGSVLSLEAAEKGIELKVTSEGAIPEQIKTDPLRLRQVIFNIVGNAIKFTSHGSVVVNVTLLPSGKNTKLAFIVKDTGEGISREQASNLFTPFTQADVSTTRRFGGTGLGLVLSKKLAHALGGDVVLTESTPGKGSTFTITIDPGVNQKVLFESSVAKKETIEFPLHPGRTDLNSLKVLVVDDSMDNLALIRKILILAGARVDIASNGKEGIEKALRGNFDLILMDLQMPEMDGYEANRKLRESGFKKPIIALTAHAMKEEKLRTLRSGFDDHLTKPIDQGALIKTLATYAI
- a CDS encoding NAD(P)-dependent alcohol dehydrogenase, with the translated sequence MPTTVQAFAALKAKEALKPFSFERRDPGAHDVAIDIHYCGVCHSDLHQVRDEWGGSRFPMVPGHEIVGKVTAVGSSVKKFKIGDSVGVGCMVDSCQECASCAEGLEQYCEKGMTGTYNSVERDGKTPTQGGYSTKIVVSEKFVLKIDPKLPLDKAAPLLCAGITTYSPLRHWNIGKGSKVAVMGLGGLGHMAVKLAAAMGAEVTVLSSSMKKKEDAIRLGATNYAVGGDETFKKYNRYFDLIINTVSAGLDLNTYLGMVKLNGTMVLLGIPEAPEPVHPFPLIMGRRSLAGSLIGGIKETQEMLDFCAAHNIASDIELIPAQKINEAYERMLKGDVRYRFVIDLASLK
- a CDS encoding murein L,D-transpeptidase catalytic domain-containing protein; this encodes MQKLVKLLLPVAMTLTLAACGSGMPVALPDDPNNEPAATAPVDDDNQSAGEVELPSTTPDVPAVGLSEREQILKLYNHLDPSRLVPTKGLEEAVLYFHKNKSSLKNQKVISVLDFSQSSTKKRWYFIDIKTGSVWNVHVSHGKGSDANHDGFAEKFSNVSGSNASSLGFYKTAETYQGSNGYSLRLDGLSSTNSNARPRAIVVHGADYVQDQAVIQGRSWGCPAVSQANRDKVINLIKGGSLIYAYK